One genomic window of Trichlorobacter lovleyi includes the following:
- a CDS encoding TerC family protein: MDWLTDPQAWLALLTLTALEIVLGIDNIIFISILTGKLPEQQRDKAQKLGLSLAMITRILLLFSLAWIMKLTAPFFFIFNHGVSGRDLILIIGGLFLLAKSTMEIHDKLEGEEHHADGGKGAVSFNSVLIQIMFLDIIFSLDSVITAVGMASQLAVMVTAVVISVGIMMFFAGAVGRFVDRHPTIKVLALSFLLMIGVALIADGLSFHIPKGYIYFAMAFSVFVEMINIKVRKSAETPVKLRQQLVGEIDELD, encoded by the coding sequence ATGGATTGGCTGACTGATCCCCAGGCCTGGCTGGCCCTCTTGACCCTGACCGCCCTTGAGATCGTACTGGGCATTGACAACATCATCTTTATCAGCATCCTGACCGGCAAACTGCCGGAACAGCAACGGGACAAAGCCCAGAAGCTGGGGCTTTCGCTGGCCATGATCACCCGTATCCTGCTGCTTTTCTCCCTGGCCTGGATCATGAAGCTGACCGCACCGTTCTTTTTCATCTTCAATCACGGTGTCTCCGGCCGTGACCTGATCCTGATCATCGGCGGCCTGTTCCTGCTGGCCAAGAGTACCATGGAGATTCACGACAAGCTGGAGGGGGAGGAACACCATGCCGACGGCGGCAAGGGAGCTGTCTCATTCAACAGTGTCCTGATTCAGATCATGTTTCTGGATATCATCTTTTCGCTGGATTCAGTGATCACGGCGGTGGGTATGGCCAGTCAGCTGGCGGTCATGGTAACGGCGGTGGTGATCTCGGTGGGGATCATGATGTTCTTTGCCGGGGCGGTGGGCAGGTTTGTTGACCGGCACCCCACCATCAAGGTCCTGGCCTTGTCGTTTCTGCTGATGATCGGCGTTGCGCTGATCGCCGACGGCCTCTCATTCCATATTCCCAAGGGCTACATCTACTTTGCCATGGCCTTCTCGGTCTTTGTGGAGATGATCAACATCAAGGTACGCAAAAGTGCTGAAACACCGGTCAAGCTGCGGCAGCAGCTGGTCGGGGAGATTGACGAACTGGATTAA
- the queF gene encoding preQ(1) synthase — translation MKLHEGLKTLGEGKATTYSYDAPDAGLLEWFPSPYADPELNPCGCTGTLHISCPEFTCLCPMTGQPDFGTIIIDYQPDRRCVESKSLKLYLGSFRMHGEFHEAGVNRICNDLVKLLDPVWLTVKGEFTPRGGIPFWPTAEYRKG, via the coding sequence ATGAAACTGCACGAAGGATTGAAGACGCTGGGGGAGGGAAAGGCGACTACCTACAGCTACGATGCGCCTGATGCCGGGCTGCTGGAATGGTTTCCCTCGCCCTATGCCGACCCGGAACTGAATCCCTGCGGTTGCACCGGGACGCTGCATATCAGCTGTCCGGAGTTTACCTGCCTCTGCCCCATGACCGGTCAGCCGGATTTCGGTACCATTATCATTGACTATCAGCCGGACCGGCGTTGTGTGGAGAGCAAGAGCCTCAAGCTGTATCTGGGGTCATTCAGGATGCACGGCGAGTTCCACGAGGCCGGCGTCAACCGGATCTGCAATGATCTGGTCAAGCTGCTTGATCCGGTCTGGCTGACGGTCAAGGGAGAGTTTACCCCGCGGGGCGGGATACCGTTCTGGCCAACGGCGGAGTATCGGAAGGGATAA
- a CDS encoding efflux RND transporter periplasmic adaptor subunit yields the protein MSHTSGLFSKFNLVTVLVILFTGIIPAFAIDQLMVKADQKTNLGIITTPVEAQGNGTALICMARVALSNTGVRVVAAGGPALITQLHHQVGDTVKQGTALITLSMPGLAEAQNNLTQAELKARLAANNSQRDEKLFKEGLISESRLRNTQSEAQSTQAGLVAAQTALAMLGAGKVHGSTITLTSPISGVITEGTVEPGQRVDAGMALIKVADLSTLLLEIPLTVTQSQQVAPGQLVKIQGCAARGRITTLLPHLNNAQSVLARARITDPQKTLRPGQSVEVSIAGKQTAKTVSVPTTALVWKGAAAYVFVENENGFMVAPVQIIRRGSSHAEVKGLTAGNKVAVQGVAALKAQWLEK from the coding sequence ATGTCTCACACATCCGGCCTTTTTAGCAAATTCAACCTAGTTACTGTGTTGGTAATTCTGTTTACTGGAATTATACCAGCTTTTGCCATCGATCAGCTGATGGTAAAAGCAGATCAAAAAACTAATCTGGGAATTATCACTACTCCGGTAGAGGCACAAGGGAATGGTACAGCATTAATCTGCATGGCCCGTGTTGCACTGTCTAATACCGGTGTTCGGGTTGTCGCAGCGGGTGGTCCGGCACTGATTACCCAGTTGCATCACCAGGTTGGAGACACGGTTAAGCAGGGTACAGCCCTGATAACGCTTTCAATGCCTGGTCTTGCCGAAGCTCAAAATAATCTAACTCAGGCAGAGCTCAAGGCCCGCCTGGCAGCAAACAACTCTCAGCGGGACGAGAAGCTTTTTAAAGAAGGGCTCATCTCGGAGTCCAGACTGCGCAACACCCAATCAGAGGCGCAATCTACCCAGGCAGGCCTGGTCGCAGCCCAGACTGCACTTGCTATGCTCGGTGCAGGGAAGGTTCATGGCAGTACCATCACACTCACCTCACCGATCAGCGGTGTTATTACCGAAGGTACGGTGGAGCCAGGCCAACGCGTTGATGCAGGAATGGCCCTGATCAAGGTGGCAGATCTGTCGACATTGCTGCTTGAAATCCCTCTGACAGTGACCCAGTCCCAGCAGGTTGCACCTGGGCAACTGGTTAAAATCCAGGGGTGTGCAGCGAGAGGGCGTATCACAACCTTGCTGCCGCACCTGAATAATGCTCAAAGTGTACTTGCGCGGGCCAGAATAACCGATCCCCAGAAAACATTGCGCCCGGGGCAATCGGTTGAGGTTTCAATAGCCGGTAAACAGACAGCTAAAACTGTTTCCGTACCTACAACTGCACTCGTTTGGAAAGGCGCTGCTGCATACGTTTTTGTAGAAAATGAGAATGGTTTTATGGTCGCACCAGTCCAAATAATACGTCGAGGCTCAAGCCACGCTGAGGTGAAAGGCCTGACAGCCGGTAACAAGGTGGCTGTACAGGGGGTCGCAGCACTGAAGGCACAATGGTTGGAGAAATAA
- a CDS encoding 1,4-dihydroxy-6-naphthoate synthase, with translation MKNPLTLGFSPCPNDTFMFYPLVHGLVDTGGYSFNERLEDVETLNRLAVKGVLDVTKVSYAALGHFREQYALLRAGSALGRGCGPLLVAKEPLDPAALQGKTIAIPGRYTTAHLLMRLYAPGLTTFLEMPFHEIMDAVMTGRADAGVIIHESRFTYHGFGLHQLVDLGEWWENETGLPIPLGGIVAKRSLGAGAIRAIEQALADGVEYARNNPAAATQYIREHAQEMNEQVCAAHIGLYVNDFSQQLGAEGEQAIAELLRRAEAAGLVPASEAPLFI, from the coding sequence ATGAAGAATCCCTTAACCCTTGGATTTTCCCCCTGTCCCAACGACACCTTCATGTTCTATCCACTGGTGCATGGCCTGGTGGATACCGGCGGCTACAGCTTCAACGAGCGGCTGGAGGATGTGGAAACCCTCAACCGGCTGGCCGTGAAAGGGGTACTGGATGTGACCAAGGTCTCCTATGCCGCCCTGGGGCATTTCCGCGAACAGTACGCCCTGCTGCGGGCCGGCAGCGCCCTGGGGCGCGGCTGCGGGCCGTTGCTGGTGGCCAAGGAACCGCTTGACCCTGCTGCGCTGCAGGGCAAGACCATTGCCATTCCGGGCCGCTACACCACGGCCCACCTGCTGATGCGGCTGTACGCCCCCGGTCTGACCACCTTTCTGGAGATGCCGTTCCATGAGATCATGGATGCAGTCATGACCGGCAGGGCCGACGCCGGGGTGATCATCCATGAATCCCGCTTCACCTATCATGGCTTTGGCCTGCACCAGCTGGTGGATCTGGGAGAGTGGTGGGAGAACGAGACCGGCCTGCCGATCCCCCTGGGCGGGATTGTGGCCAAACGCAGCCTGGGGGCCGGGGCCATCCGCGCCATTGAACAGGCCCTGGCCGATGGCGTGGAATATGCCCGGAACAACCCCGCGGCAGCGACCCAGTATATCCGGGAGCATGCCCAGGAGATGAACGAGCAGGTCTGCGCCGCCCATATCGGACTGTATGTCAACGACTTCTCGCAGCAGCTGGGGGCTGAAGGGGAACAGGCCATTGCCGAGCTGCTGCGCCGGGCTGAGGCTGCCGGGCTGGTACCTGCATCGGAGGCGCCGCTATTCATCTAG
- a CDS encoding YaiI/YqxD family protein, which translates to MTIWIDADACPRVIKEIVFRASERLNLPVILVANKPLAKHHARLISSVVVDDGPDVADDYIAEQAAAQDLVITADIPLAARIVAKGAVGIDPRGELYNEENVGERLSMRDLMQSLRSEGLVQGGPAQFGMTDRQRFASSLDRVLTRMAREVKKQ; encoded by the coding sequence ATGACCATCTGGATTGATGCCGATGCCTGCCCGCGGGTGATCAAGGAGATCGTCTTCCGGGCCTCGGAACGACTGAACCTGCCGGTCATACTGGTGGCCAACAAGCCGCTTGCCAAGCACCACGCTCGGCTGATCAGCTCAGTGGTGGTGGATGACGGGCCTGATGTTGCTGATGACTACATTGCGGAACAGGCCGCCGCCCAGGACCTGGTGATCACCGCCGACATCCCGCTGGCAGCACGGATTGTGGCCAAAGGGGCAGTGGGGATCGACCCGCGGGGCGAGCTGTACAACGAAGAAAACGTGGGGGAACGGCTCTCCATGCGCGACCTGATGCAGTCGCTGCGGAGTGAGGGGCTGGTGCAGGGCGGCCCGGCCCAGTTCGGCATGACTGACCGCCAGCGTTTTGCCTCATCCCTGGACCGGGTACTGACCCGGATGGCAAGAGAAGTGAAAAAACAGTAA
- a CDS encoding molybdopterin-dependent oxidoreductase — protein MAHTECCDTNKTISLTIDGTDVQVPAGTTILDAARKLGIKIPTLCWLEKISTTGACRVCAVHVEGVERPMTACNTPVKEGIKVTTQSPELEKIRKKTMELMLVNHPLDCPICDAAGECDLQDTCYGLGVAKQEYAADLERLQIRYDWSLLESDPNRCILCEKCVKVCREITGVGAIETQSCGDRAVVETVSGKPLDCDFCGNCIAACPTGTLISKPFKFAGRPWSFEVKNGICGFCSSGCQIEYHLQNGKVARVTSDDRTYNNGNLCINGRFGYSAFNAAERLTQPLIKGVDGQQKPASWDAALSTAVSATKEIIAKYGAAAVAGIGSPRVTNEENYLFAKLVTQAIGSANLDSEARLGYAQAQELQAKLIGMTGATKPMDALEQAGCIIVLGSDLKAESAGFGYRAIKAATKRDAKLVIASARPTSLDKFANSSLRYKAGSEGFVALGLAKAAISLNKAVAAEGLEAFKQSVAGTSFDQIQAATGLTEADFVDAVSFINGQVAVMYGFEFIRSVDAAAAVTGALNLAILTAADLYPIDEKNNTQGMLDMGVVPGAGGKDLFGIIDGIEKGEIRCLYVVGSDLMQLPNRSRVAAALQKLECLVVLDLFPSATAQLADVLLPAAAAPEKSGSFTSTDNRTQSFTAAATAPGEARPDYIILGDLYARLSGGAVPSLAAVQQEIAPVVKKQLEAPVLAFAAPQAHAAGSMTLLIAPFLRHNGSYTSWSANNLLVAAEATILLSTADAAKLAVVDGDKVTVSASGASVTLPVVVQQAVPAGLSIVPSHFPGSGITALMSKLAVSMTVTIAKG, from the coding sequence ATGGCACACACTGAATGCTGCGATACCAATAAGACCATCTCCCTGACCATTGACGGCACCGATGTCCAGGTTCCGGCCGGAACCACCATCCTGGATGCCGCCCGGAAGCTGGGGATCAAGATCCCGACGCTCTGCTGGCTGGAAAAGATCTCCACCACCGGTGCCTGCCGTGTCTGTGCCGTGCATGTGGAAGGGGTTGAACGTCCCATGACCGCCTGCAATACGCCGGTCAAGGAAGGGATCAAGGTCACGACCCAGTCTCCTGAGCTGGAGAAGATTCGCAAGAAGACCATGGAGCTGATGCTGGTCAATCACCCGCTGGACTGTCCGATCTGCGATGCGGCTGGTGAGTGCGATCTGCAGGATACCTGCTACGGTCTGGGTGTTGCCAAGCAGGAGTATGCCGCTGATCTGGAGCGCCTGCAGATTCGCTATGACTGGTCCCTGCTGGAGAGTGATCCCAATCGCTGCATTCTGTGTGAGAAGTGTGTCAAGGTCTGCCGTGAGATCACCGGTGTCGGCGCCATTGAGACCCAGTCCTGCGGTGATCGCGCCGTGGTTGAAACCGTCTCCGGTAAGCCGCTGGATTGCGACTTCTGCGGTAACTGCATCGCTGCCTGCCCCACCGGTACCCTGATCAGCAAGCCGTTCAAGTTTGCCGGCCGCCCCTGGTCCTTTGAGGTAAAGAACGGTATCTGCGGTTTCTGCTCATCCGGCTGTCAGATCGAGTATCACCTCCAGAACGGCAAGGTCGCCCGGGTCACCAGTGATGACCGTACCTACAACAACGGTAATCTTTGTATCAATGGCCGTTTTGGTTACAGCGCATTCAATGCCGCAGAGCGTCTGACCCAGCCGCTGATCAAAGGGGTTGATGGCCAGCAGAAACCGGCTTCCTGGGATGCTGCCCTGTCCACGGCCGTATCCGCCACCAAGGAGATCATCGCCAAGTACGGTGCTGCTGCCGTGGCCGGTATCGGTTCACCCCGGGTGACCAATGAAGAGAACTACCTGTTTGCCAAGCTGGTCACACAGGCAATCGGCTCCGCCAACCTGGATTCCGAGGCCCGCCTCGGCTATGCTCAGGCTCAGGAGCTGCAGGCAAAGCTGATCGGCATGACCGGTGCCACCAAACCGATGGATGCCCTGGAACAGGCCGGCTGCATCATTGTGCTGGGGTCTGACCTGAAGGCAGAATCAGCCGGTTTCGGCTATCGTGCCATCAAGGCGGCCACCAAGCGTGATGCCAAGCTGGTAATCGCCTCTGCCCGTCCCACCTCCCTGGATAAGTTTGCCAACAGCTCACTGCGTTACAAGGCCGGCTCTGAAGGCTTTGTTGCCCTTGGTCTGGCCAAGGCAGCCATCAGCCTGAACAAGGCCGTTGCCGCTGAAGGGCTGGAGGCCTTCAAACAGTCCGTGGCAGGCACCAGCTTTGATCAGATACAGGCTGCCACCGGCTTGACCGAGGCTGATTTTGTCGATGCGGTTTCGTTCATCAACGGACAGGTCGCTGTCATGTACGGTTTTGAGTTCATTCGCAGTGTCGATGCCGCTGCCGCCGTTACCGGTGCCCTGAACCTGGCGATCCTGACCGCTGCCGATCTCTATCCGATTGATGAGAAGAATAACACCCAGGGGATGCTTGATATGGGTGTCGTGCCGGGCGCAGGGGGGAAAGACCTGTTCGGCATTATTGACGGGATCGAAAAGGGCGAGATCCGCTGTTTGTACGTCGTGGGCTCTGATCTAATGCAACTGCCCAACCGTTCCAGGGTCGCAGCTGCCCTGCAGAAGCTGGAGTGTCTGGTGGTGCTGGATCTGTTCCCCTCCGCAACGGCCCAGCTGGCTGATGTGCTGCTGCCCGCTGCTGCTGCACCGGAAAAGTCCGGCAGCTTTACCAGTACCGACAACCGCACCCAGAGCTTCACTGCTGCAGCCACAGCACCGGGTGAGGCCCGCCCTGATTACATCATCCTGGGTGACCTCTATGCCCGTTTGAGCGGCGGTGCTGTTCCCAGTCTGGCTGCAGTGCAGCAGGAAATCGCCCCGGTTGTCAAAAAGCAGCTGGAAGCTCCGGTGCTGGCCTTTGCTGCGCCCCAGGCCCATGCTGCCGGTTCCATGACCCTGCTGATTGCACCGTTCCTGCGCCATAACGGCAGCTACACCAGCTGGTCGGCCAACAACCTGTTGGTTGCTGCTGAAGCCACGATCCTTTTGAGTACTGCTGATGCGGCAAAACTGGCTGTTGTTGATGGTGATAAGGTAACGGTATCTGCGTCCGGCGCTTCGGTTACCTTGCCGGTAGTGGTGCAGCAAGCTGTTCCAGCAGGTCTATCAATTGTGCCTAGCCACTTTCCTGGCAGTGGTATTACTGCCCTGATGAGCAAATTAGCGGTAAGTATGACTGTGACAATAGCAAAGGGATAA
- a CDS encoding YkgJ family cysteine cluster protein → MGLFQRNRKKLHGILLDHPQDGTERCACCDASCCRGFPSVELTADEYATLQRLGAKRLEFTLNGHYYLLIEHGCEFLAGTRCGIYQHRPAICRRFTCTETSKKEP, encoded by the coding sequence ATGGGGCTTTTTCAGCGTAACCGGAAAAAACTGCACGGCATCCTGCTTGATCATCCCCAGGACGGCACTGAACGCTGCGCCTGCTGCGATGCCTCCTGTTGCCGCGGTTTCCCCAGCGTAGAACTGACCGCCGATGAATACGCGACCCTGCAACGCCTGGGAGCAAAGCGGCTTGAATTCACCCTGAACGGCCATTATTATCTGTTGATTGAACACGGCTGCGAATTTCTGGCAGGCACCCGCTGCGGCATCTATCAACACCGCCCGGCAATCTGCCGCCGCTTTACCTGCACAGAGACCAGCAAAAAAGAACCTTGA
- a CDS encoding FAD-dependent oxidoreductase: MAQVVFSTWGSSVVDNRNVTGEPAAASYRLPVAFDGQQPLRAFMGWDGIIVFDKDVDVPAMAAEYMQRVQTMYCCGKCTPGKKGTKVLADLLQKVIKGEAKPGDLDQVADLNALLQNCKCTLCPSSTKPVLDAVTYYRADFEALCDGSRKPKNERYLHKITAPCMDKCPAHIDIPKYVEEIKNYQYSDALATIRENMPLPAVCGRVCPHPCETACRRKNVDDAINIMVLKRSASDFEWMHKLQHPANTVPMKDKTVGIVGAGPAGLAAAYYLALLGYRSTIYETLPEGYGGGMVAVGIPAYRMPRNLLQRDIDIIQSMGAEIVYNCRVGQDISLAELKAKHAAVFLAPGAHRSKPMGVEGEDAGYKGFLKGGIDFLRDAYMHRPTGMGKKVVVVGGGNTAIDCVRVALREGAEASYLVYRRSRKEMPADVWEVDGADEEGVQFEFQVLPTKIIANADNQVTGVECVRMALGEPDASGRRRPEPVPGSEFVIECDTVIPAIGQDMDLSFIPPDMGIDITKWNTVVTKYLPLKDAAGKALNDSMGNPLSRTLMTDCDGVFAGGDAEIGPLTVVACVGNAHRAANVMARWIEEGKAYLTELEIFEDLLTYLGVYDKNEPVAWLDSADRANQKEVHGRERASKGNYSEVELGFADSVAQAEADRCLRCYRMAMVAL; this comes from the coding sequence GTGGCACAGGTCGTTTTTTCAACATGGGGTAGTTCAGTCGTTGACAACAGGAATGTCACCGGTGAACCGGCAGCAGCCAGTTATCGTCTGCCGGTGGCCTTTGACGGGCAGCAGCCGTTGCGGGCCTTTATGGGCTGGGACGGCATCATCGTCTTTGACAAGGATGTGGATGTTCCGGCCATGGCGGCTGAATATATGCAGCGGGTCCAGACCATGTACTGCTGCGGCAAGTGTACCCCCGGGAAAAAAGGGACCAAGGTGCTGGCCGATCTGTTGCAGAAGGTGATCAAGGGTGAGGCCAAGCCCGGTGATCTGGATCAGGTGGCTGACCTGAACGCCCTGCTGCAGAACTGCAAGTGTACGCTCTGCCCCAGCTCAACCAAGCCGGTGCTGGATGCCGTAACCTACTACCGCGCCGATTTTGAGGCGCTCTGTGATGGCAGCCGCAAGCCCAAGAACGAGCGGTACCTGCACAAGATCACTGCGCCCTGTATGGACAAGTGTCCGGCCCATATCGATATCCCCAAGTATGTTGAAGAGATCAAGAACTACCAGTACAGCGATGCACTGGCTACCATCCGTGAGAACATGCCGCTGCCCGCGGTCTGCGGCCGGGTCTGTCCGCACCCCTGCGAGACCGCCTGCCGTCGTAAAAATGTGGATGATGCCATCAATATCATGGTGCTGAAACGCTCTGCCTCCGATTTCGAGTGGATGCACAAGTTGCAGCATCCGGCCAACACGGTGCCGATGAAGGACAAGACCGTCGGTATTGTCGGCGCCGGTCCTGCCGGTCTGGCTGCTGCCTACTACCTGGCACTGCTGGGCTATCGCAGCACCATCTACGAAACCCTGCCGGAAGGCTATGGCGGCGGCATGGTTGCCGTGGGTATCCCGGCCTACCGGATGCCGCGCAATCTGTTGCAGCGTGATATCGACATCATCCAGTCCATGGGGGCTGAGATCGTCTACAACTGCCGTGTTGGCCAGGATATCTCCCTGGCAGAACTTAAAGCAAAGCATGCTGCCGTGTTCCTGGCTCCCGGCGCCCACCGCTCCAAGCCGATGGGGGTTGAAGGGGAGGATGCCGGCTATAAGGGCTTCCTAAAGGGGGGGATCGACTTCCTGCGGGATGCCTACATGCATCGCCCGACCGGTATGGGCAAGAAGGTGGTGGTGGTCGGCGGCGGTAACACGGCCATTGACTGCGTGCGGGTCGCCCTGCGTGAAGGTGCTGAGGCCTCCTATCTGGTCTATCGCCGTTCCCGCAAGGAGATGCCGGCCGATGTCTGGGAAGTTGATGGTGCCGATGAAGAAGGGGTGCAGTTCGAGTTCCAGGTGCTGCCCACCAAGATCATTGCCAATGCCGACAACCAGGTTACCGGTGTTGAGTGCGTGCGGATGGCCCTGGGTGAGCCGGATGCCTCCGGTCGCCGTCGTCCCGAGCCGGTACCGGGCAGTGAGTTCGTGATTGAATGTGATACCGTTATCCCGGCCATTGGCCAGGATATGGACCTGAGCTTTATCCCGCCGGATATGGGGATTGATATCACCAAGTGGAACACCGTGGTCACCAAGTATCTGCCGCTGAAGGATGCAGCTGGCAAGGCCCTGAACGACAGCATGGGCAATCCGCTCTCCCGCACCCTGATGACCGACTGTGACGGCGTGTTTGCCGGTGGTGACGCCGAGATCGGCCCTCTGACCGTGGTGGCCTGCGTCGGCAATGCCCATCGCGCGGCTAACGTGATGGCACGCTGGATCGAAGAAGGTAAGGCCTATCTGACCGAGCTGGAGATCTTTGAAGACCTGCTGACCTATCTGGGGGTGTATGACAAGAATGAGCCGGTTGCCTGGCTTGACTCTGCCGACCGCGCCAACCAGAAAGAGGTGCACGGTCGCGAGCGTGCCTCCAAGGGTAACTATAGCGAGGTTGAGCTCGGTTTTGCCGACTCCGTTGCCCAGGCCGAGGCAGATCGTTGTCTGCGGTGTTACCGCATGGCAATGGTGGCGCTGTAA
- a CDS encoding DUF4337 domain-containing protein: MSHKDTKEEKERWQNWLALSTAIMAVLAALTTLYMGKFSSRAIMSQGLESDQWAHYQAKSIKGHTFEISRQALELQYRSQKGLAPEVAADYETILKKYADETKRYDSEKKEIKAKAEQIAKSKHTAQDMGGNFAYALIFLQIAIMLSSLSSLTKKKYLWYIALLANLGWIFFFLDGWLLFY, encoded by the coding sequence ATGTCACACAAGGATACAAAGGAAGAGAAGGAACGCTGGCAGAACTGGCTGGCACTTTCAACAGCAATCATGGCTGTGCTGGCAGCCCTGACCACGCTGTACATGGGCAAATTTTCGTCACGGGCAATCATGTCCCAAGGGTTGGAGAGTGACCAGTGGGCTCACTACCAGGCAAAAAGCATCAAGGGGCATACCTTTGAGATCAGCAGACAGGCACTTGAACTGCAGTACCGCTCTCAAAAGGGATTAGCGCCAGAGGTTGCGGCTGACTACGAAACAATCCTCAAAAAATATGCTGACGAAACCAAACGTTATGATAGCGAGAAGAAAGAGATCAAGGCCAAGGCAGAACAGATCGCCAAGTCAAAGCATACGGCTCAGGATATGGGGGGCAACTTCGCCTATGCCCTGATCTTCCTGCAGATCGCCATAATGCTCTCATCCCTTTCCAGCCTGACCAAAAAGAAATACCTCTGGTATATTGCCCTTCTGGCCAATCTGGGCTGGATCTTCTTCTTTCTGGATGGCTGGCTCTTGTTTTATTGA
- a CDS encoding aminopeptidase — MQTYHPSFRSLFSTNMGYRSNERILVFSDLIRSNEIISEADRDRRTRLHATARELADFAAQQYGNASFVDFPATPASGAEPPLALWSAVFGDGIIAQLEITGLMGPLLEKSIDPTGLERARTIVAAGKEAVANIIIALSNNSSSHTNFRKLACHAGARFASLPHFDPDMFGTSMTVDWHALATRTNRLVEAVNRAEWVYVECPNGTVMHICKKGRHAEGDDGLLTADGAFGNLPAGEAYLAPLEGESHGTMVIEWGPTAKLQSPLTLTIADGTVARIEGDDPLRQRLEAKFAENPNCRNLAELGIGTNDKASRPDNVLEAEKILGTIHLALGDNTGFGGTVAAPFHEDYVFYQPTLTLVMPDGSQEIIIDNGQLQL, encoded by the coding sequence ATGCAAACCTACCACCCGTCATTCAGATCACTCTTCAGCACCAACATGGGCTATCGCAGCAATGAACGAATCCTGGTCTTCAGCGACCTGATCCGCAGTAATGAAATCATCAGTGAGGCTGACCGCGACCGCCGCACCCGTTTGCATGCCACAGCCCGTGAACTGGCCGATTTTGCCGCGCAGCAGTACGGCAACGCCTCCTTTGTGGACTTTCCCGCCACCCCGGCCTCCGGCGCAGAGCCGCCACTGGCACTCTGGTCTGCCGTCTTTGGCGACGGCATCATCGCACAGCTTGAGATCACCGGCCTGATGGGACCACTGCTTGAAAAAAGCATTGACCCTACCGGGCTGGAGCGGGCCCGTACCATTGTGGCAGCCGGTAAAGAGGCTGTGGCCAATATCATCATTGCCCTGTCCAACAACTCCAGCAGTCACACCAACTTCCGCAAGCTGGCCTGCCATGCCGGAGCGCGCTTTGCCTCTCTGCCCCATTTTGATCCTGACATGTTCGGCACCTCCATGACCGTGGACTGGCATGCCCTGGCAACACGGACCAACCGCCTGGTGGAAGCGGTCAACCGGGCCGAGTGGGTCTATGTGGAATGCCCCAACGGCACGGTAATGCATATCTGCAAAAAAGGGCGCCATGCCGAAGGGGATGACGGCCTGCTGACCGCAGACGGTGCCTTTGGCAACCTGCCGGCCGGCGAGGCCTACCTGGCACCGCTGGAAGGGGAAAGCCACGGCACCATGGTAATTGAATGGGGGCCCACCGCCAAACTGCAAAGCCCGCTGACCCTGACCATTGCCGACGGCACGGTGGCACGTATTGAGGGGGACGATCCACTGCGGCAGCGCCTGGAGGCCAAGTTTGCCGAAAACCCAAACTGCCGCAACCTGGCAGAACTGGGGATCGGCACCAACGACAAGGCCAGCCGCCCCGATAACGTCCTGGAGGCAGAGAAGATCCTGGGCACCATCCACCTGGCCCTGGGGGACAACACCGGCTTTGGCGGCACAGTGGCGGCCCCGTTCCATGAGGATTATGTCTTTTACCAGCCCACTCTGACCCTGGTGATGCCGGACGGCAGCCAGGAGATAATCATTGACAACGGGCAGCTGCAGCTATGA